ATATCTTTGATAATAATGGTGCAATCatgatttttcttatttctatatcaaaccTTTAATAACTAAAAAATCAGCTATTCCGAGAACTTATTTTAGTTATCATGTCCTCTAATAAATTTGGTTTCTTTTGTCcactcataattttttttttaattctaattgtaaatgttttttttattcatttatggTATCATTAAATAATTTTGAATCGATATATACCGCTTTCTCATTGGAAGATGAGAAAAATGATGGAGCAATTATATCCGATGAATCATCTTGATCTATGATGGTCCTTTATTGAATTGATTGCTCAGACTGGATGAAAACCTCAGACTATAGATACTCATTGGTTTGTCAATGATGTAAGTGTTAGAGATGGTGGCGATAGTTTCCCGATGGTGATAACTATGCTGGCAATAAATGCTCAATTAAAAGCATTATTGATAATTATGATAGCAGTAACTGCTCAAATAAAATTGTACCTGAGAATTGAAGGAATTCAAGAGGCAGTTTTGAAAGTTTAAATATTAGCTATCCCTGCCACAAAACAATGAATGATGGAGATCTGTAAAAAAAAGCAATAACATTTTGGTTATTCCTCTATTTCCAATGAAATAGAATTACGAGACAGAGTCTTGGTTCTGCTTCGGAGCATAATATAGCAATGGCAATAACGATTCGGAAAGTATTAGTAGAAGTAATGTAGTAGTTCAATCGGATTGTCTTTCAATTGTTCAAACCATTAATAAATCGACtcattatttatcatatttGACCGATTTGGTTCAGGAGTGTATCAATTTCATTGAAAAGTTAAATAATGTGTCAATCTCTTATGTCAAACGTCCAACATATTCTACAGCTCGTCGCTCAAGTAAGATGATAGTTTATGTCTTTGTTCATAGAGtgtagttttatttttatttttttaaaaaaactaaaatatcagCTTTTAACACATAAAACTCTATTAAAACATAACATACATATATTTTGTGTTAAttgaaattgtaaaaaaaattaatttccaattgtaaaatatataatttaaaaaaaaattaaagatccatttgttttacctactgtttgctgttgctgttgaAAAAATCTGCTTTTAAAGGttgcttttcgggtgtaaaaggcaaacaggtgatcactaaccaaacaactaatgctgcttttcaattgtaaaaggcaaacagaagatcactaaccaaacacttaaaactctccctcttgaagtgaaaaggcaaaaggagcctaaaaaggagcaaccaaacaccccgtAACACTATTAAACGTTCATGTTCATAGCTAGTTGCCACCATTTTGCCAACAAACAAAGCCATTTGAAGTAACAAGCAACTACCAAACAAAGCTCAAACAAATAATTTTTAAACCTCATTCAATAAAATCCGATCCGACAAGCTTTTCTTCTGCTCAACATTTATTACAACATAGTGAAAACAGACAGACAGGTgctaaaacaaacaaaaacaaaaaccaaaaaaaaaaaaaagcctgaAGCTGCTGCATCCTCTTTCTGcctatacattatatataagaATTTCAAAGACATTATAAGAGAGAGTGGCAGTTTTTGGCCTCCAGAATTATTTCCAAAGATGATATTTCAGTCAATAAGGGAAAATTGTCAATGccaacaaaacaaaaaatataatccaCCTACCAAATAGAGATATCAGAATCTTTTTGATCCCTCCCTTATCCTTTCATCTAAATCCTGGATATTTACATTGGATTTCAGTTGGCTCTTCTTGTATAAGGTATGTACAAAATCCTATCTCGGTCAAATCACAACTCATTATGGCCTcctctagttcctcactcatcaTCTCATAAGTCTACTGGATCCAAATTTTCAGTACTGAGATTTTTTCCAACCGAGAACATAATATTCAACCTCACCAACAAGCAAAATAATATTTCTTATTGGTTCCAAGACCTCAAGTATGATTTTCCCACTGAATCATGTAAACCTGAATTCTGAGGCAAATGCATCCATCCCATATCATCAGGCATCAGGGAACCGGTAGTATCGCGCCCACTCAAATAGTCAAGTGGATGAGCTGCTTGTGGTAAAGAATTACCAATCCTAGAAGTAACTCCACTTGCCATTTCGTAGCTCCTAGCAGGCAACATGAATTGCTCAGGAGGCACCATGTCAAAATGGTTATTTGACCGCAATTGGCTACACTGAGAAAAAACGCTATACAAGCCTTGATCTGTGTTACTACTAATGCTCTGGCCTGGGACACTTGCACTCTCTGTACTATTCCAACCACCACGAACTTGATGCTCACTAGAATACCAGTTCTGAGTTATCAGCACATCATTATTTAAGTGAGCTGGAAGTCGTGCTGGCATGCGAACAGGATTAACAACAGGCCAATCCGGTAGATTGACAGGTGGCACATGGCCATTGATGGGTGGCACATGTCCTTGTCTTGGAACTAAGTATTGACCTCCTTCAGAATAAATGTTTTCTGAGAGAGATTGTTGCATGTAATTCTCACCGTGTCTCTTTTGCCCTTGTTCCAGTGGCAAAGAAGGATGAAGCTGCCTCTGGAGTTGCCCAGAAAAATGACCATCTTGTATCAACATATTGTGTGATTGGAAATCTAGTCCCATTTGCTTTTGTTCATGTTGGTAGGATACCATGTCTTGCCCCTTGAATAAAGATTGAAGTAACCCACTCCGATCATGGTTTGGGTAACTGAAGGAACCATCGTTAGCTTGTCTTTGCAACAAAATCTTTGCAGATTCTACTTCATGCACATCAGATTCCAAATCTATTACTTGGCTCCGTTGGGCATTATTAACTGAATGTGGGAGTGACAACTCACCAATAGATGCATATTCATTGTTTGTGGTTGAACCATAAAAAGAATGTGGCATGCCAACTGTTGGCCAGACATCTCCACCTATAGGGATAGGACCACCCTGACCAACGGAAGGGTCTGCTGTGTTTCCATTACCTGAGTACCCAGAATTATTTGGAGAAACCTCGTCTGATTTTGATGCCACATGATTTTTTTCTGAATCTGCATCTGAAGGGTTAATTTCGTGACAAGCACTAGGGGAAGCAATCTGCTCCGGAGACAGATACTGTGGAGAGCCAGACCCAGAATCTTCACCATCTTCCACATATGACTCCTTGTTTCCTGGTCCATCATTCTGATCCCTTAGCAAAACAGTATCATGACATTCTTTCTCCTCATCCTGAAAAAGACCAACAATAAATCAATTTAAACATAGACCATGTATTTTACCATCATATAACACTCAGGTATAGCAAGCTCAGCTTGAAATCCAGTATAATATCATTTCAGATGCAGGCagcaaaaaatataaaatcttatcaGGAAAGAGTGTCAAAACCTAGTTTGAACCATATTCAACTTAAGACTCAGTTAAATATCATTTCAGATGCATAAAGGGCAGTTTACCAAGGAAAATGGAAACATTATTAGGTAGAGTAGAACCTCAAAATTCGAATCAAATTCTCTTTCTCCTagatcaatctgatcttcaagaACATCCTCATCGCCTGATATCTCCTCATCCTGACATATAAATATACAAGAGTTTGGCATTCAAATAATATCTGCTACCATCCTGCATAATGATATGCAAACATAAGGACGAATGGGAAGGAAGACAGCTGATATATATACCTCATCAGATCCATCTTTTCTTTTCCCTTGATCATTTTGGTACTGCAGTATACTCATGTAGTTCACTTTCTCCTCATCCTGAATGGAATTAAAACCAACATGTGAGCATTTAAAGGACTTCGACATTCTCAACACTTATGCCATCATCCAACGTGATCATATCAGACGCAGTCATGCATAGACATGCaaggaaaaatgaaaatataattGGGGACAAATACACAATATACCTTGACTCCGaattcaagttttctaactCCTTCATGCTGCTCCCGGGAAACAGTCTCATCATCCTAAATATATTAAGAAACAAACAACTAAACATGTCAGCAGCAAAGGATTGAGTAATTGCAACCTCTACTGCATACAAGAGCAAACAATATGAAGTGCAGACATAAGTTCATTTGTCCAAGAAGTAAGAGCAATGATTATGAGAAACAGAATGCCAAACCTCCATCAAAGTTTCCAGTTTACTTTTCAAGTCTTGCTCCAACGATTTGGTGATCTCCTTCCTCTGCGACTGTCTGGCTCTCCAGTTTTCATATGCTGCAGGAAGATCTACATTTGCTAGTTGCAACCTtcataaaaacaataaataaataaaagaaaataatcagATTTTgagatatgtatatataaaaaaagaaaaactataaataaataaacaagagcTGCAATCTATAGAAACAAGTGTCAAGTCCATCATAAACGAACCAATGCGCCTGCAACTTTTTCTGCTCCTCTTTCACAAATTCTCCATATGGTTGTACATGCAGCATATCAAGGTTACCCAACACCCGGTTCAGGGACTTAGACTGAATGCTTTTACCAGAATGCTTCATACTTTTAACAAGTTGATGTTGTTTCTTGCTTATCTGAAATATCAAGGCACATGCTCAGCTAAAGCCTGAAAGAAACAACAGTATATGTGTTCTCCAAACCCTACAAAGCTTAGCAAGTTTCACAAACCATATTAAGATATGCATATATCAGTTGACTCTGTTACTATTTACTATAAAATAACTAGCCAAGTAGTATACAACACTAAATAACAAGGTAAGTGACAAAACACATTTACAATCAGTTGAAAAGAGTCTCAAGTCCATTGTAGTGCTTAATGGCTGGggcaaaaaaatttatttagaaaACTGAAGGTCAAAATAGTTGGTTGCTCAGGAATTCATAACAATGTTGTTCACAAAAGCTAAAGTGCAAGCACTCAATTCTtttaagaaaacaaaaatgaacatCTCTCGCCTCTTGAGTCTTTTGAAGTAGAAGGGGGATATCTCTTGCCTCAAGGCACAAGGGTGTCCTAGAGCCTAGGCGCAAGCCTGAGCGACACAAGGCGCACCAAaacaaaataacatataaaataataaataacaacACTTAACATTTCTAAAATGACACGAATAGTCAAATACAACAATCTTAATTATAAAATGCATGAAATAAATTCTAATTAACTACTAAAACATAATTATAATCCATAATAAAATCTAAATCTAAAGACCAAAGTTCAACTTCAACTAAGCACTAAGTTAATAACTAATAGTCTAATAATCTGAGCCCTTCATCATAAAGACTTTCTATGGTTGTGATTAGAAGCTTAAAAAACCCTACAATTGCGCCTAGGCGTGAGGCTAGCAAAGGCACCCACCTGGCTGACATCACCCGCCTCACACACAGAGAGACGCTGACCCATGAGCCTTGCCTCAGGCGCGCCTTTAACATCTATGATTATTGCAAAAGGGTTTGCTGGCTATGACATATTTCTCTGTGCAAGTTACTAGAAGTCCTAAATTATATTAGTTGTCAGCAATGAAAGGAGATGTCTTTCTTGCAAATAAAGGAATAGATCAGTAGTGTGAAACACTATGCCTGCCCCGCAATTGATATGCGCCACCCTCTATCTCTAACCTTtcttcttggaatttttatgttttacatGAAGCATGGCATCTATAGAAAACTAGATTGCTTCGATAATTAAGAAAATGAAGAGCTTAGAGCATCAATAAGACAGTGAAAGTGTCCCAAATTAGCAATGTTTTCTGTGACAGTGATGAAATAGGCTGACAAAGCAACAAAATCATGAAATGAGAAAACATAACAAACCTTTAAGTATGACATATATTTATTATCACCATCATTAAGGTGGATATTACGTTTCTGTAGCTCTCCTTTTGTGGGTTTTCCATCATCTGAAGCCAACAACTGCTTTCTGCTTGTATCTTTTGTAGAGCATTTTTCATGAACCCTGACACAAAAGGCATATACAGTTATTCTTTCCAAGAGTATAACAAAACAAAGGATGGAAACTGAAGAATTCTACCAACTTTCCAGAAATATATCATTCTCAAGAAGGCATGAAGATgatatgattatatatatatatatatatatatatatacacacgtGCAGTACCATTAATTGGAGAATAAGCCGAAAGTGAGATACCTAAacacttgataaaatggcatCAGCCAAAAAGACACCACAACCAGAATGCATAAGCAGCAATATAGTATGGCAAAGAACAGATATCAGAATAAGAAGATAAAGAGGTCTAATTCTATccatcaataaataaataggaGAATTTATTGCATCAGCAAGGCCATCTCTTTTCATTAGTTCATCCCCATAAGCATTTCACATGAGGCCTCCCTAACCCCAGACTCAACACCCAGAAGAAAGACCATTATGGCCATGAACCTATGACGTATAAACATATACTTGTCCACAAGAATAATGTGCTAGATGCTAAATGATTATATGCGGCCAAAACCAAGCAACCACTTGCAGGTCACCATTTAACtagtaataaattaataataaaaaaaagcctAAGAACATTAGTGCTACCTCTCAAGGAATAATTCAATAATTAGAACCTCACTTCTTTTAATTACCTGTACAAGGAGCAGTTCTATGTGTATGACAATAAGCTACTTCATCGTGGTATGATTTAATTACCTTCTTTGAATTTTTCCACCCTTCATTAATGAACTATTTTGATTGTCACTACTACATGCTTTATCCTCTGCAATGAAGGAGCAGGATTCAGATGTAGTTGCAGCATTCTCCTCAAGGTTGTGAAGTCCAAACTCATTTGCATGTGATGAAATTTGTTGTTCCACATCCCTTCTTGACCTACTTGAAAAATAAACCATGTAcaaattagaaaaagaaaaaaccacTGAAGAAAATCAAGCAAAGAGAAATCAAATCATAGTTTACAATTAATCAAAAGAAATATGAGACATGTAGCACATAAACTCCCAAAATTTTACTTTAGGATAATAAAAAGTTCAAAATATGACTAACcaacacctaaaaacattataGCATATCCCCCCATTACAAGATAACTGGGCCAAGAGTATTGATATagttattataatataaaaagCCTCAATACTGCATCACTAACAATTGCAAAATAGAACGCATTCAGCATAATTCTGAAGACATGCCAAAATTCAGAAGAGATTAGAAGTTATAATAAGCATGGGAAAACACAGCCATGTGATTGAGACATGCACGCATGGTAATTTATACAGAATGTAGCTGCAGCACAAATAGTTGTTAACATGATTCAAGGCATGCAAATAGCAACACAATACCAGTATAAGAATAGTTATAGAGGGAAGGGAGAGAGCAGGGAGCCTTCTTGGCCTCCAAAACCCTTCTAAAGCTTCATTATTTATGCAGGTCATTACAAGAGAGAATATATCCTTCGTTTAACTAGTCCAACAAAAGTTAAGTGATAATGTTTTGGCATAACTCATAAAGCaatccaaaatattaaaatcaCTATATTTCCATCATCTGTGTAAAAGACCaataaaaaattgattaaatAAAATGTATTCTCGGAAAATAATCACAATTAATtgtttaaagaaataaaatgtGACTGTCTAGAATACACTTGAAAGGAAAGTCATAAGAATAAAACTACTAGGCTATTGCCTTGTCCCACGTCCCATAGtcattaatgaaaaaaaaaagagagagagggagaaaaCAGCTGGAAAAAAAGAGCATGATAGTTTCACTTATGCTCCATTTACTATATAAGGATTTGAAAAGAGGAGGTTGGAATTTTGTTACAAGTGAAAATTTAGAAACCTTCTACATGGTATGAAACTAAATCCTGTATCATTTCAAATCCTCATCTATCCAAAAGGGCCCAATGAATCTCAAACTTTTGACAACACAAGTTTTATGTCAATGACAATAATGATCCAATCTTTGTTTGATCATTTAATCTTTCTCTTTCTTGACCTTTTGAATCTCTATTTTTAAGATATgctttttaattttgtaattacAGTTTGTTTTGTATTATATAAGCTAGTTAATCAATCTTTATTTATTTCGTAGCATAGCATCTAAAGTTTACATAatgtataattatttatatttgtatTCTAAAATCTAAGATTTTAGTCTACTCGTGACAATACTGAGATATTTCATTCTTAACAGATTGGTATTCTACTCGTATAATGCCAAGTTTCAATAAATTTAACTAGGAAAAACATTGAACTGATAAGACGGTGACATCCACTACCATGTGCTGCTTCAGTAAAAACATTTCACCAAGTGGATCACAACAGTAAAAAATCCACAGCCAGggagaataagaaaaaaaaaaccttgatATCTTCTTCAAAACTTCGTTTGCAGGATCTTGGCTATTTTCACATATCTCTTTCAGCTTCTGCAAATACTTTACCATGCTGTCATGAGAAGAAAAAGAACATTGAGAAAGACCATCATATAGGCCAAAATGCCTCTTAATCAATGTCTAgggggaaaagaaaaataatgtcCAGCATACTCATTATGGTACTTGTCTATCTCAGAGAAGTATGATTTCTGCTCAGATTTTGTCCATTGTTCCTGATGAATAAGAGAATCAGGGTGGAGATTGCCTGAACAAAGTGAAGTACCCCTGCAAGCATCCATTCCTCATAAATAATCGAACTAAAACTTAAAGATTGCATAACATTCTAAAAACCACGGGTCTCTAGAAGACCCAAGAACAGCAAACTATGGTCTGTGCATTTGCATTTGTATTTAACCAGCCACTACTTAATAAAATCCATAAATGTTAACAAGGAAGTCATGGTGGAAAAGAAACCACTTCATCAACAAAAGTCAAATTCGTAAATTGTAGAAACAGATGCAACCTTTACATGTTAAAATTAGAGAACAGGTACTAATCAAGTTCCACCCCATGCCACTGCTAAGCAGAttttctccttttcttttctttgttcaAATTGGTGGAGTTAAGAATCTCAGAGTTCAGCCTATAACAGgaggaagaaaagaaaatatcacAAGTAACTGAGAACAAAACTCTACATGGTCAAGAAGACATTTACTCTTGCTTCTCATTATATTCCTATAAATCCATCTAAAACTAGCAGGGTGGAAGAGACCGCATTCTCTTTCCTAAAATAAAGGGCAAAAGACCTGCACCACATGCACAAAATCGAAGAGTGTGACCCAGATATCATACTGGTAGGAACATATAGAATGAACAAGTTATTCCCAAAGGATATGTTCACTTgactaaacaaaaaaaaaaacacaaattgACCTCACTTTTTTGTTAAACAAATCTCATAAGTTTTCCAAAGTAATGTCAAGCAttctgaaaatataaaataaactaaaaagcaTGATTCGTTAATACTTGCCATTTGAGAAAAGGATTTCCAAAATGAAAGTTATCCCCGGAAAGCAATGCTTGCACAGTGTCTTCTCCATCTGATCCTCTAGGTAGAAACTGCGAAAGATACTTCCTCTCGTTTTCAGATAAATGGGTCTGCCAAACCTGCATCAAGCGCCACATTGAAGAATGCAGCATAAGTTTGTATTGACAAATTAAACATGCAAGGCTAACAACACCATAAGAATAACAATTACCTCATGAGAAAGCACCTCCATCAGATTCTCAACCTCAAAAATTTCTTGAGGAATAACAAGGACATCAGCTAAAATTCCATGACACTGGGGAGCAAGATTATTAAATGCCCTCAAATCTTTCCGTCGCAGCCCAATTTGTTCCCTTTTGGCAACAACCTTTTTTAAGCTACCATCCCACTCAAGAGAGATGTGCGACCTCGCATtgaattcacattttggtgattccagttttttctttttagttttgTATTGCTCCCAAGAACTGCAACCAGCAAAGCTGGCACCATTAAGCCTTTTTCTTCTATGATCAGCCGCCATTGGCATAAGATAAAAGATCCTCAGCAGATGATCATACAGAAATACTGATGAAAGTTAGAGGGCACCCTCCATCCATATGCAAACTGAAGCCATCATTTGAAAGTACATTAAAATTAGCATGAATTTGAAGTCCAAGTGTTCCTTCTAAAAGTAGAGCTCAAACAATACTAATTTAAATTCTTCCATTTATCAAACAGGCACAATGTGAACTGCATTAAAATGTCTTTATGTATGATCATGTCCGAAACAGGTATTAGAGGGGGTAGGGGAAGAAGAATAACTGATTATCAAAGTAATCTGATGAGCTAATGAAGTGTATTCTCAGTGAATTGCCTGTGCACCAAAAACAGTTATTTATAATGCGAGTAATGATTAAAAGACAAACACTCAAAATGATAAAGGACCAAACTATTGCAATCACACATTTAACCACTTGAGACTTGCACTTCAAAGGACCAAAAAAGGCAGTCTGACACAATAATTAGAGGCATTGATCAATTAATAATTACGGAGGTATGCAGCCCCATTAATCACTTTAACAAAAGAATAGAGATGAACCAAAGAAATAGGCTCAATGCAACTAATGAAGCCAAATGTTTATAGAAACATTTGTATGATCTTCAAACTCAATTGAGAAAGTAGTTATGTCAAACTTCGTAGAGGACCCCTCGAGCACAATAGCATTTATAATTTAAACTAGAGAGTATATATAAAGAgcaaaggaaatagaaaaaatgGACCAACCATTCCGTTGCTGGACAAAGGCACCAATTATTTTggtaaataaattaactaacaaaatcaaagtaaaaatataccATTAATGCTGAAGACAGAACATGTATAAATGGGAAAGAAAGAGAGACTGCACAGTAACTGGTGTCAAACAGCAGTCAAATGCAATCCAACAATCGCTCGAGAATGAAGTCACCTCCCAAACAATACGTCAAACGTCTAAAACAGATAAGACAAACCTCGAAAGCTATAAACTATACAACTACGAAAAAACAGCCCCTTTTCGGAGAATGCAACCCAAATTATATTAAAACATGcaacaaaaatataaatctatGCATACAAATAAGAGGAAAGcataaaccaaaaaataaaaacccCGAAGTCCAATGACACACAAAAAAAGATAATCTGAATCAGAGAAGGCATGGCAATATACTGCTTCAGAATTTTAAATTAAGCAAACcctaaaaaaattgaagaaaagaagaataagaGCATACCCATGGAAGAGCAAATAGTTGTGGTCTAAAAATACCTAATTAAGCAGCAGCAGCAGACGCCGCCGTGTTGAGGAAGGTGTAGAAGAAAATAGAAGAGCGAGCGGGCaaggtagagagagagagagaaagagaggtagggaagaagagaaagagctTTGGTGAAAGTAGAATCGGATTGGGTAATGGCTTAGGTAttggagagagagggagagacaAGCACACGAACCACAAAAGAGATAGAGATTATTAGAGAAAATATCAGACGAGTGAGGTTTCTCGGAACGGTTATGCTCAACATTGAATCGTTCATTCGCGCGCTCAGCCGTGGCTTGGCTCTACCCATACTCcctttttcttgccaatgctCTATCATCTCCTATTTTACTTTTATTACAATTATAACATGTTTTTTAATTAGAGAATCTTCCATTCCATTTACTTTAAGACATCCAAATATATACTATTATCTCTTCCTATTTActtactatttatttattttatcactacATTTCtacccttttcattttttctatCCAAAAACTCAAAGTCCTCTCTCTCCCTCCCCCTTTCCCGAacaaaaatttagaattttacGAAAATGGATCCAAGCATTCCGGAAAGGGATGATTTCGAACACGAGTAACATAacaaaaatttagaattttacGAAAATGGATCCAAGCATTCCGGAAAGGGatgatttcgaacacgaggtaatgTTACGATCCTACAACTAACAAAATTACCGAAATTtgtaaatttgaatttttttttgttgtgttTTGCCTGAACGGGTAGCGCACGCTACCCGTGGGACGGGGCCGAACGGATGAACATTTCGTTCGGCCCGTGGGACGAGCAGCGTGCGCCGCCCGTTACGCCTGTGGGACGGGCAGCGTGAGCCACCCATTCCGCCCGTGGGATGCGCATCGTGCGCCGCCAGTTTCAGCCTAGGTAAAACGGGTGGCATGCCCACCCCCTTGAAAAACGGGCCGAAACGCaataaaacattaaattttgaattttttctgACTTTTTTAACAACTGTTATGCATTTTTGGTATATTCAGGAACCGTTAGAAGATTGGTATACCGATGGCATTGATTACAGTCCCCGTTTCATAACAGACACTGTTTTCCCTTCGTGTCATGATGTTGTTGAATGGGCAAAAAAGGTTGATATTCAGAAAGGGTTTGAGCTAATAATATCTTCACACAAACATGGGGGAAAGCAAGCTGTTgagatgttcacggggtgaacgctaTAAAGGAGTTGTGAAAAATCATAAAGAGACTTTAATAAGAAGTAGAAATAAAGCGTGTCgttgtaaatttcagattaaagcctatcaacatgcagacctttctGGTTGGGGGATACAGACTGGGTCAACTAGTATGCACAATCATACATTACGTGTTTAtgcagagggaagtcggcagatGAGCGGACTGAGTACCGCATCTAAAATAATTATACGTGATATGAGTTCGGCTCAAGCAAAGTCGTGTACTATATTAGAAGCAGTTAAAGAAAAGCATCCAGTAGACAACCCAATAATTAAACACGTCTACAATTACAGGGATAAGTTGAGGAATGATGGGTTCGAAGTTAGAGacctggctagtcaattctaccatattgtTGTAGAGAACAGATATGTTAATTATACCATTGCTGATCCTAATTCTAgtgtgataacgcatgtgttTATGGTACATCCAGACTCAATGGATATATTCAAGACCTACTACTGGTATatcggcattgattcaacgtacaaaactaataagtacaaaatgccatttgttgaaattgttgggatgacgccatgcaataaCAACTTTAAGATAGCGTATGCGATAATTAAAGATGAGACTGAAGGGAGCTATCGTTGGGTCCTGTAGAGGCTGAGGATTTTGATGGGGTTTGATCTTAACCCGACTGTTATTGTTAGTGATAGGGAGTTGGGGTTGTTGAAGATGATCTAAGAGGTTTTTCCACATTCAGCACATTTGTTATGCACCTGGCATATAAATAAGGTTGTAGAAGATAAAGTCTATAGACTTATGGGAAATGATAAGGTACATGAcgctaaattcaagaatggaagATGGAGAGCAATAATACAATCCTTAACCATTGCTGAATATGAGATAAATCTGAGCAAGGTGAGGGATGCGATGTCTAGATACCAAAATATTATCTCTTACATTGAGGAGAtatgtgttgagcgatttccgcaagtgcacggtatacgcttgtagtaataaaagatatcgaacccacagggaacgctttttaactaaaacttattttagttcagttttattcacgtctttaggtttaacttaaagaaaatcgtttaattaattgtatttgtTCGGATTAATTAGGATCAgatgagaatattatattgaacttagagaacaattctgtcttgagatttgattacaagacagacgcTTTCGTATTTGGAATGAAtcaaaggtataaaacttattcgcattaagcaaagaaaacaactataactttggtagaATTATGAACATGGAATAATACAAGAATTTATGCAagtaaatggctttgaaccgtagaaatctctctggatcggagcagatttctaccttaatcaaattagtattttatatccgataagccgcgatcacgatcatatca
The window above is part of the Euphorbia lathyris chromosome 3, ddEupLath1.1, whole genome shotgun sequence genome. Proteins encoded here:
- the LOC136221902 gene encoding uncharacterized protein isoform X3; this encodes MPMAADHRRKRLNGASFAGCSSWEQYKTKKKKLESPKCEFNARSHISLEWDGSLKKVVAKREQIGLRRKDLRAFNNLAPQCHGILADVLVIPQEIFEVENLMEVLSHEVWQTHLSENERKYLSQFLPRGSDGEDTVQALLSGDNFHFGNPFLKWGTSLCSGNLHPDSLIHQEQWTKSEQKSYFSEIDKYHNDMVKYLQKLKEICENSQDPANEVLKKISSRSRRDVEQQISSHANEFGLHNLEENAATTSESCSFIAEDKACSSDNQNSSLMKGGKIQRRVHEKCSTKDTSRKQLLASDDGKPTKGELQKRNIHLNDGDNKYMSYLKISKKQHQLVKSMKHSGKSIQSKSLNRVLGNLDMLHVQPYGEFVKEEQKKLQAHWLQLANVDLPAAYENWRARQSQRKEITKSLEQDLKSKLETLMEDDETVSREQHEGVRKLEFGVKDEEKVNYMSILQYQNDQGKRKDGSDEDEEISGDEDVLEDQIDLGEREFDSNFEDEEKECHDTVLLRDQNDGPGNKESYVEDGEDSGSGSPQYLSPEQIASPSACHEINPSDADSEKNHVASKSDEVSPNNSGYSGNGNTADPSVGQGGPIPIGGDVWPTVGMPHSFYGSTTNNEYASIGELSLPHSVNNAQRSQVIDLESDVHEVESAKILLQRQANDGSFSYPNHDRSGLLQSLFKGQDMVSYQHEQKQMGLDFQSHNMLIQDGHFSGQLQRQLHPSLPLEQGQKRHGENYMQQSLSENIYSEGGQYLVPRQGHVPPINGHVPPVNLPDWPVVNPVRMPARLPAHLNNDVLITQNWYSSEHQVRGGWNSTESASVPGQSISSNTDQGLYSVFSQCSQLRSNNHFDMVPPEQFMLPARSYEMASGVTSRIGNSLPQAAHPLDYLSGRDTTGSLMPDDMGWMHLPQNSGLHDSVGKSYLRSWNQ
- the LOC136221902 gene encoding uncharacterized protein isoform X1 produces the protein MPMAADHRRKRLNGASFAGCSSWEQYKTKKKKLESPKCEFNARSHISLEWDGSLKKVVAKREQIGLRRKDLRAFNNLAPQCHGILADVLVIPQEIFEVENLMEVLSHEVWQTHLSENERKYLSQFLPRGSDGEDTVQALLSGDNFHFGNPFLKWGTSLCSGNLHPDSLIHQEQWTKSEQKSYFSEIDKYHNDMVKYLQKLKEICENSQDPANEVLKKISSRSRRDVEQQISSHANEFGLHNLEENAATTSESCSFIAEDKACSSDNQNSSLMKGGKIQRRVHEKCSTKDTSRKQLLASDDGKPTKGELQKRNIHLNDGDNKYMSYLKISKKQHQLVKSMKHSGKSIQSKSLNRVLGNLDMLHVQPYGEFVKEEQKKLQAHWLQLANVDLPAAYENWRARQSQRKEITKSLEQDLKSKLETLMEDDETVSREQHEGVRKLEFGVKDEEKVNYMSILQYQNDQGKRKDGSDEDEEISGDEDVLEDQIDLGEREFDSNFEVLLYLIMFPFSLDEEKECHDTVLLRDQNDGPGNKESYVEDGEDSGSGSPQYLSPEQIASPSACHEINPSDADSEKNHVASKSDEVSPNNSGYSGNGNTADPSVGQGGPIPIGGDVWPTVGMPHSFYGSTTNNEYASIGELSLPHSVNNAQRSQVIDLESDVHEVESAKILLQRQANDGSFSYPNHDRSGLLQSLFKGQDMVSYQHEQKQMGLDFQSHNMLIQDGHFSGQLQRQLHPSLPLEQGQKRHGENYMQQSLSENIYSEGGQYLVPRQGHVPPINGHVPPVNLPDWPVVNPVRMPARLPAHLNNDVLITQNWYSSEHQVRGGWNSTESASVPGQSISSNTDQGLYSVFSQCSQLRSNNHFDMVPPEQFMLPARSYEMASGVTSRIGNSLPQAAHPLDYLSGRDTTGSLMPDDMGWMHLPQNSGLHDSVGKSYLRSWNQ